The region TTTTTTCATTTCTCTCAACTATATCTTTGGTTTGTTGAGGCTTCAGTTTTAATATTTCTCTTGGTCCAGttatacttatttttattgttcctGTAAACTGTGTAAAGGCACCATTTGTATGGCCTGTCATTTTATGCTTGCAGCTTTAGGCAGATTATGAATATCATATGATGTAGTCACTGTTGTGGTTCTTTTGGAATATCACAGTATTTCTGTATTTGTTTGCTTATTTAGTTGCTTTCTGACTTGTTTCTGGAATTATATTTGAGAATCCTTGGCAGCAGGGTTTCACATTATACTTTGTCAAtcttatttgaatttgaaatccATATAGGAACACATGTCGAAGGATGATGCAAGGCAACAGTTCCTTAGAATTTTGAAAACTCTACCCTATGGGAATTCAATTTTCTTTAGTGTGCGTAAGATTGATGATCCGATTGGACTCCTACCTGGGCGCATCATTTTAGGCATCAATAAGCGTGGGGTTGTCCATCTTTCTACTTAATATTATGTTGTGTGCTTGAAAACCAAAgtttattaatttgatatttgcaGGTTCATTTTTTTCGCCCAGTTCCCAAGGAATATCTACATTCTGCAGAGCTCAGAGACATTATGCAATTTGGTAGCAGCAACACTGCTGTGTTCTTTAAGATGAGAGTTGCTGGTGTTCTTCATATCTTccaatttgaaacaaaacaggTGGTGCTTCAActtatttctgatttttctaCCGAATTTGGTACTGAATGGAGACTACCAAAATGATGCAGGGTGAGGAGATATGTGTGGCTCTTCAAACACATATAAATGATGTGATGCTTCGCAGATATTCAAAATCACGGTCCTCGGCAAGTGGGTCCATTCAAGGAGATATATCTCCAGTAGTTAAGCCTCCAAGCCTTGACATTCATGAAAAGAGAGCTCAAGAATTGTTAAAAACAGTTGAAGAATCTCAAAAGAATGCAGATCGAGTGAGTAGATTCTCTGCCGTAGATTTTGCATATTGATATTATCATCAGTATTGGCCTTCTAATTTTCTTTCTGTACATTATAATATGATAGAGAGCTCCTTTGTTACCCTTCTGCAAAATTTAGATCCTGTAAGAATGGTGAGCTCTCTGATTTTACTGTTGTTTAATTGACTGATCAGTGTCGTCTGGTGGTCTAGACGCACAACTTTATTGAAACGTTTTGATCATTTACATGCATGTGTGTGATTTTCTTTATTCCATCTGAGTTAAGATGTTATAAGCCTTTTAAAATGGTTTATTATGCATTTCTCTTCTTGAAATGCGTTGGTATTGACCTGATAAGGAGTGTCATTGATTGTGGACCAATGAGTGGTGATGCtttaaattgttattaattaagTCTGCATGAAGAGTTAAGTAATTGAATGCATATGCGATTGTATGTGTTGCTGAAACAAATGTATAAAAGGAAATTACAATTTTCATGGTATTTaacttatgaaattttttaaagaacaaACAACCAAATTTTTGCCTCCAGAAAATTAGCTTTTTGATGTTGTATGTTAGAATTTCTGTTGTGGATCCAATCATGACAAAGTGTCACATGAgtctttattatattataattttcagGATGAGGTGTTTGCTTGATGATAATTTGCATCTAACAGCTTCTACGATTATTTTGCCTAGTTTATTATATATcactttaagaaaaaaattattttgttagcaAGCTGAGTCTTTAGGACTGTTCATTCTTTCTTGTGACCTTTTACTAATACACAGTacctttaatttcttttgttcaATCCTCATATTGCTTCTACTAAAATTTTATGGCCATGTGACTGTTGACATAATATTCATCTAGAAgaatagtattttttattatttcaatatgTGCCCCTTTTTATGTCTTGCAGTTGTCAGAAGAATTGCATGCAAAGCAAAAACACGAAGCAGAGTTGCAAGAAGAACTAGATGCCTTGAGAGATACTTTACAATCTGAAATACACAACTTAAGAGAAGTAATTTCTGACCGTGATAGACTTAAAACATTATGTGATGAAAAAGAGTCTTTATTGCAGGTATCATCCTACTTAGTAGCCACCTTTTTGGTTAATCTAACAATCTGATAATATTGTTTTCATAGAGCTCTCtggtggttgttgttgttgttgttattgttgtttcctATTGACCATACATTATATATTAGGCTGCATTATTGGAAAAATGTAACATGGAATCAAAGGCAGCAAAGTGTAACACCCTGGATAAGTTTCCATCAGAAAGTAATGCAAAGAGGGAGGGCTTAATTGGATCTAACAATCGGAAGAAGGAAGATGCTTTTGTTGCAAGCAACATAAGGAACAGTAAGGATGATGTACAGGTAAGTCAACCACATAAGGTATTTTACATTTTTCAGCATTTGTGGTATCATTCATGTTGGAATAATTACTATTGAACTTCAGGTTTTGTTCTATACTTCTATGTTACATACATTAAATGGACCGTGAATTGATTGCTGCTGAAGCAAATGTGTGACTTGATTTTGGtgatttctcatgatttttcttGTATAAATATAGGCACTTATCAAAATTCAGGAGGAGCTGAAAGCATGTGTGCAAGAGTTACATGCATCAAGGGAATCTTGTAAAACACTGATGAAGGACAAGATGCTGCTCGAACAAAAGATCCAAAGactggaaaagaaaaaaaatgatgaggtTTCAAATGTTGTTCTGTCTGTCTTTCAGTTAAATGCAGTAATGCATGTCTAACTCTgcaaattttaacaaataattaagttATTTGGATTCTGATTGTGCTATGTGTCATTTTCCGATGCAATTCTTCCTGTGTACTTATGGTAATGAATATACTTTACTTTGGTTTCAAATATGCAGAAGGAGGCTTTAGAGAGAAATTTTGATGAAGAACGTAAAATGCTTAAAACGCGTATTTCTGAACTTGAGAAGAATTTGGAAATTGTCACCCACAATTTAGGCATGGTTGAATCTACACTCAACATGCGGAATGCTGAGGTAGATGCTTTgcaaattaatttcaaagagcTGGAAGAACTACGGGAACTAAAGGAAGTaagttcatttattattttgactgAAAGTAAGTTCAAATATAAATTGGTGATCCCCTTGTTGTGGAAGTTTGCAAACTGAGaattatacaaattaaatttgAGTATTCGCAATTAGCTTAAGTTTGTATCTGCTTTTTTATCAGGATACTGATAGAAAAAATGAACAAACTGCTGCAATTTTAAAAAGACAAGGAGAACAATTGGCTGAGTTAGAAGGTTTATACAAGGAAGAACAAGTACTGCGGAAGCGGTATTATAACATTATCGAAGGTTTGTATTCTAATACTAGCTTTTAGTACTTGATCTGTTTTTAATTCATGGGTTAATAATCATATTGTCTATGTGTTCAACGAAAggatactttttttttacaaacagATATGAAAGGCAAAATCAGAGTCTTTTGCCGTTTGAGGCCTTTAACTGAAAAAGAAATTGCTGAAAATGAAAGAGATATTGTCTTTGGTCTTGATGAATTCACAGTTGAACATCCTTCAAAAGATGATAAGTTAAAGCAACACATCTACGACCGTGTTTTTGATCAAACAGCTTCTCAGGATGAAGTTTTCGAAGATACAAAGGTAGTTCATTATTTTAAGTATGTGTTATTTCAATATAACCTTCctgtttataattattaaaatgactccttgtgaaatttatttattaatatgaattttaaaacaTCACATCTCATTACCTAAGTGATGAGTTGGCCTAAGTGATGAGTTggccttttaaaaatattaagatattgGCTTTTTCTCATGTACACCATtcccttttaaaaaattaccaaaaatatatatatattttttaaaatattttttaagttattattattttttttagaagttataaattttttaacttcatctattttgagaaaatatgtataataataataataataataataataaccacactgaaatatatttaagaaaacaaaaacaaatagttttaaaaactTCAACCACAAATACGTTttaaaaaacatgcaaaacaattcacatttttataataataataataatagtagtaagggaaattttttttaaagtattatgTGGTTTGTCTCTTTATCAATTTGGGACTTGTGGTTTGAGTTGTAACATGTTGGTATCCTGTAATCTAAACTGTTTGTAAAAAAGTGTCAAAATGCTTAACTctgttaatttaaatttgaatttaccTTTTTGCCCTTATTTACATTACTAAAATGCATACTAATTAAGAACCATTGAAGTCTACATCCAATTAAAACTTGAatggtttttaaatactatacaaataaatatgaatgGTTCTTATTTGTACATGTTTTAGTAAGGGCAAAAAGGTAATTtcaaatctatttttatatcaCGTCAAGAGTTAATCGTTTTTGCAAACGGATTAGACCACATGGTACTAAAATGTTACACCTCAAATCATAAGTCCTGAATTGATAAAGAGATAAATCACAAGGTACTTCTTTAGTCAAAAATTCCcctaatgataattataatataataataataataaataataacatattttctcaaaataaatgtgattgaaaaaaattatggcttctaaaaaataataataaattaaaaattgtttaaaaatataaaaaaaatttgtgattttttaaaaagaaagtggtgtacatgaaaaaaaaccaatatcttaatatttttaaaagatcaaCTCATCATTTAACTGATTTAGCTGATGATATGGATTGATGTGATAGTTTTGAAACTCatgtttgtaaataaatttcacattaggttattttgataattataaaaaaaattatattaaaaaaaaacccatattATTTCATCATCAGTAATTCCTTAATTGGCATGAAAACGTTGACCTGCAATCACTTGTCCACCATGTCCTTTGTATGCGGAAGGATGGGTATGTTAACATTGTTTCACTAGATATGTTAAAACATGGGTCTTTCACTATTTCGTGCAGTATCTTGTACAATCAGCTGTTGATGGATATAATGTGTGCATTTTTGCTTATGGCCAAACTGGTTCCGGCAAAACTTTTACTATTTATGGCTCAGAAAGTAATCCTGGACTTACTCCAAGAGCATCTAGTGAACTTTTCAAAGTGATGAAGCGTGACAGCAGTAAATACTCATTCTCGCTGAAGGTAATCTTACATCTTGTAGACGTCGTTACTTAATTCCAAGTTTTGAAATTAAACTCTTCAACTATAGATTTTATAGTGACTTTGTAATGATATATAATTCACATATCCTACAATAATTTGGAACATGATTGTCAGCTATTATTTTGTTGGTGAAAATTGCATTATTTGAATTCTCATTTTTGCCGAGGATGCGAAATTTTTGTAGAACTTCTGAGTTTAATTAACTGTACTTAAATTTTAGGTAGAGAAGTCTTAGGTGTTAAagcaaaacttggtgtgaaATATTCAAAGATGGCAATATCCAAAGATAGgcagattattattattattatttttctcttggTCTAGAAGGCAGATTATTTCTTTGGAAATTGCTTGCCAGAATATTTTGGTTATACTGggatatttaccaaaatattcTGGAggaaatcaaggaaaaaaacctTGTGTTCTCTTCTTTTGttgctctttttatttatttcccctatcgttttttattaattttttttcctaaaagtGAAGAAacaagatatttaaaaattttgtgataCCGAACTCTGATTCCGATTAAATTTAAgattgtgtttaaaaaaaaataactaaagagTCTCATCCAATAGGGCAGAATTTTTATGCTTATATATGTGACTTGGACCTGACCGTATGAGGCACTTTTTATAAGACAAAGCGAGGAGGCCCAGTATTGAACAGGTTGAACCGTTGAAGCTAAAATTTCCTCGCATGGGTTAGGCCGTGCCGATACAAGTGGTTCTAGAGCTTGATCCCCCCTGGTAGATTGGGATAGTTCTGTGACTCCTATTCTTCGATGTCATTTATGAGTTGGTTTGAGGACAAACCACAGCGTGAGTGGGTGGACCTGTGATGCACCAGCTCTGATTTCAATTAGATTTAGGATAGTGTATAGGGGAATGAACTAAATAGTCCCACACTAAATAAGGGAAAGAAAGGTCTTGTGTTTATATGTACTACTTGGACCCAAACATCTGAAGGGCTTTTTATAAGTCAAAACTATGAGGACGGTATAGGACAGGTTGAAACATGCAACTATTCACATGGGCTGAACCAGGTCATTACAAATTCTAAGCTAATTTACATATtcatcttatttcttttagtaaatccattttctgctttttttctttctcattttaaaAGTAATAACAATGGAGTTTGCAGATGTACATGGTTGAGTTGTATCAAGATAACTTGGTGGATCTTTTACTGCCGAAAAATGTGAAGCACCCAAGGTTAGAAATCAAGAAAGATTCCAAGGCAAGTTTCGACTTtatataagtaattttatttattgtatgcATTTCTGTTTGCTTCTCTTGTCAACATGGTAGTATTTATTTTAGAGTGAACTCCTCAACTTATCCATTTATTGTACATGTAGAACTATTATTTGATCGACTCATAAGTTTTTCTTGTAATTTCTTCCTACCATCAGGGCAAAGTCTTGTATAATgtcattttcttaaataataatGAGAGATAACAGTCTCCTGAGGAATGATTGCTTGTGTATGATACTTGATGCATATGTAAATAAGGAACAGATGAACATGGAGAGTGTCAAAATGTGCTAAACCAACCTACTATGTCTAATTAGCAACCTCAATTTTGAGGGCGTACTCTCTTCAATAGATGTTTTGCTTTACTTATCTGTTTCCCTTATCTTACAGATTGATTTGGAAGTGCATTAAACTTTTGTCTTTAGAATGCACATGATAATATAGGCTTGCCATGCAGTTATATTGAAATTTGCAACCATAAGGGGTGTGGATTCTTTTGGTCTtactttataatataaaatccatGACTCTTGAAAGTCTTTTTTGAGATGCTGAACTATTAGATAATAATTACAAGAACTTCAGGTTATTTTGCATCTCATCACATCTTATAACTCGAAAATTTGGAAATCTGATGTCTATTCCTTTTTCAGGGGATGGTTAGCGTAGAAAATGTGACTGTCCTTCCTATTTCAAGCTATGAAGAATTGACTACAGTTGTATTCCGAGGATCAGAGCGGAGACATATTGCTGGAACCAATATGAATGAGGAAAGTTCAAGATCACATTTAATACTTTCAATTATTATTGAGAGTACAAATTTGCAAACCCAATCTCTTTCAAGAGGGAAGGTAagttgtctttttcttttttcttaatgtcagcTAGTATCCtcataaaaacctaaaaatttaCAGTACTCTGAACTATTATCATCTGACCATGTGCAAGCTAACCAAGAAATTCTATTTGAAAATCTTGTCATTTGGTTGTCATAATCGTAAAGTACATTGTTTCCCAGAAAAACATACCAGTTTTAACTACAAGTCTATATCTGCATCAATCCTGTATATGGTTTTTGCTTTGAGATAATGATTTCTTTCATTAGATAAACTTGCAACTTATAGTGATGAAAGTTATGACTGGTTTTAATGTAAAAGATGCCAACAGACATATAATGTTGGAAATTGACTGCATAAGTGCAAGTAGTTGAAGATGTTACTGCATGAATCAATATCTatgcaaataattaaattttaatttatttttgccACTGTTCATATTAGTGTTATGATTGTTTGCAGCTTAGCTTTGTAGACCTGGCTGGTTCTGAAAGGGTGAAAAAGTCTGGCTCTGCTGGTAAACAATTAAAGGAAGCCCAAAGCATTAATAAATCTCTTTCGGCTCTTGGAGATGTTATCAGCGCGTTGGCTTCTGATGGGCAACACATACCATACAGAAACCACAAATTGACAATGTTGATGAGTGATTCGCTTGGCGGGAATGCAAAAACTCTCATGTTTGTCAATGTGTCTCCTGCAGAATCAAATTTGGATGAAACTCAAAATTCCCTTGTGTATGTATTTCTTTCATCTCTTTTGTATCTTCTGAAGGTTTACGAGGTTTTGTTCTTgtgaataaaattttcttttgtatacCATGAATGTTGCTCATGTgttaatatgtttttaatagaTTAGGCATCACGACAAATTTACATGTTATGAAGCGTGGCTCTAACTATGAATTCATTATTCAGGTATGCATCAAGGGTTCGGTGCATTACTAACGATCCTAGTAAGAATGTGTCATCAAAAGAAGTAGTTCGTTTAAAGAAATTGGTGGCTTATTGGAAAGAACAAGCTGGAAAGCATGGAGCTGATGAGGAACTTGAAGAAATTTCAGAAGAGCGacctacaaaagaaaaaacagatgTCCGCATTTCAACATGACACACCAAGATGAGGTTGTGGGAGATGGAAAGCAGAAGAATGATTTATTATCATCGccactattattattttctatgcaTCAATGAATGCATTGCTGTTTCAGTATAATTGGAGCTTTTGGATCGTAACCAACCTGTCAATATTCGTTTGCCAAGCTCCCTCTAATGTATAGATAAAATGGAGCACTTGGATAATTCTGTGTATACTGATGCTCTTGCTTGCATCTAGGAGATTTTGACAAAATTCAGTTCAGATCAACTCTCATCCTGTCTATGGATGTCAATGGCATCTCCATGTTTTCAGAGATCAGGAGTATGTCAACACAAACTTGTTACTTGAAAAAATGAagtatttgaatttcaaatttcagcCAGCagtttaatttgatttattattattattattattattattattattattattattatatattttttgttgacAATAATAGAGAATTACAAAACAATGCAAACACACAAAATTTACAAAGTTGGGTAGTGATACGCCTATGTTCTTAGGAATGAAACGGAGCagtaatatttttcattgattaaaaaaaattagagttacATGAATTTGAGTAAAACTCTATTCaagtataaattataaaattactcaTGTATTGTTGCTCCTACACCCCAACGCATCTAACCGTGACTCCCCCAATGAAGCAAACGCTGAAAACATATGCCCATTTACTATTGAGCCATATAGAAACATATATATTGTCCttggtttgatttttattgaagatttGTCTCAATAAACAGTCCGTTGACCGTTgagtattcttttatttattatttctatccTTAGAAAGAAACTAGcgttaaaaataatacaaatgagCAGCCACGATGACATTGGGAGTTGTttgtacaaataaaataaacctgcaataaatgattgttttttgtttttttacaaggaaaagaaagatggGGGAGGGAGGGAGgacagagacagagagagacgCTTTCCTTTGTCCTACTCGTCAACTTCGTCAATAGTAGGCAATCTCCGTTTAGAAGTGTTAAAAGTCCGGCGAGATGGACGCAGTCGCGTGCGCATAGAGACAGTCCCCATTTTCATCCTGatcttgttgatgttgttggtgGTGCTGCTATGATAATTATgaccaacaccaacaccaacaccaacaccaagGGTTGCCTCGTTGAACCTTCGGTTCTCAACATCAAAATCAGTACTGTTGTCACCCGTCGGCACGACTCGAGCACGGCGTAGTCTGGGGACCTTGACGGCGGAGGCAAGAGCGCAACTGGCCTTGAGGGCTAGCGAGGCCATATCGAGGCTGGTAAGAGGGGCATCCAGCATGGAGGAGTGCAGCACGAAGTATATTTGGCCGGAGACGAGCGAGTCGTCAAGCTTCATCCGGAGGATGTACTCGTCATAGAAGAGAGTATCGGAGCTGCAGATAAAGAAGGGATCCTGCAGGCGCAGGTGCTC is a window of Dioscorea cayenensis subsp. rotundata cultivar TDr96_F1 chromosome 5, TDr96_F1_v2_PseudoChromosome.rev07_lg8_w22 25.fasta, whole genome shotgun sequence DNA encoding:
- the LOC120260659 gene encoding uncharacterized protein LOC120260659 isoform X1; the encoded protein is MFLIAVHMGTTSISWKEVYVLPDRFSDESQSFKQPTARVVAVNGSLQEFPIPVSVSDVLDFFEHLRLQDPFFICSSDTLFYDEYILRMKLDDSLVSGQIYFVLHSSMLDAPLTSLDMASLALKASCALASAVKVPRLRRARVVPTGDNSTDFDVENRRFNEATLGVGVGVGVGHNYHSSTTNNINKIRMKMGTVSMRTRLRPSRRTFNTSKRRLPTIDEVDE
- the LOC120260611 gene encoding kinesin-like protein KIN-14I isoform X3 is translated as MIADNHPAAAQNGSISRSSFPSRNGSATPLHSSASSANGDGYDSDGSNASYAPPTPSTLSMSVPAELAGAIPLIDRFQVEGFLRAMHKQIQSAGKRGFFSKRSVGPQVREKYTLEDMLCFQKDPIPTSLLKISTDLVSRSIKLFQIILKYIGVDSSDKLTTLSLDERIELVSKLYKHTLKRSELRDELFAQISKQTRNNPDRSSLLKAWELMHLCASSMPPSKDIGAYLSEYVHSIAHGLNVDPEVQVLALNTLNALKCSVKAGPRATIPAHEEVEALLTGKKLTTIVFFLDETFEEITYDMATTVADAVEELAGIIKLSVYSSFNLFECRKVVNGSKTADISNEEYIGLDDNKYIGDLLAEFKVAKDRSKGEILHCKLIFKKRLFRESDDAVVDPMFIQLSYVQLQHDYILGNYPVGRDDAAQLSALQILVEIGFVEHPESCAEWTSLLERFLPRQIALTRGKRDWELDIISRYNLMEHMSKDDARQQFLRILKTLPYGNSIFFSVRKIDDPIGLLPGRIILGINKRGVHFFRPVPKEYLHSAELRDIMQFGSSNTAVFFKMRVAGVLHIFQFETKQGEEICVALQTHINDVMLRRYSKSRSSASGSIQGDISPVVKPPSLDIHEKRAQELLKTVEESQKNADRLSEELHAKQKHEAELQEELDALRDTLQSEIHNLREVISDRDRLKTLCDEKESLLQAALLEKCNMESKAAKCNTLDKFPSESNAKREGLIGSNNRKKEDAFVASNIRNSKDDVQALIKIQEELKACVQELHASRESCKTLMKDKMLLEQKIQRLEKKKNDEKEALERNFDEERKMLKTRISELEKNLEIVTHNLGMVESTLNMRNAEVDALQINFKELEELRELKEDTDRKNEQTAAILKRQGEQLAELEGLYKEEQVLRKRYYNIIEDMKGKIRVFCRLRPLTEKEIAENERDIVFGLDEFTVEHPSKDDKLKQHIYDRVFDQTASQDEVFEDTKYLVQSAVDGYNVCIFAYGQTGSGKTFTIYGSESNPGLTPRASSELFKVMKRDSSKYSFSLKMYMVELYQDNLVDLLLPKNVKHPRLEIKKDSKGMVSVENVTVLPISSYEELTTVVFRGSERRHIAGTNMNEESSRSHLILSIIIESTNLQTQSLSRGKLSFVDLAGSERVKKSGSAGKQLKEAQSINKSLSALGDVISALASDGQHIPYRNHKLTMLMSDSLGGNAKTLMFVNVSPAESNLDETQNSLVYASRVRCITNDPSKNVSSKEVVRLKKLVAYWKEQAGKHGADEELEEISEERPTKEKTDVRIST
- the LOC120260611 gene encoding kinesin-like protein KIN-14I isoform X1, whose amino-acid sequence is MIADNHPAAAQNGSISRSSFPSRNGSATPLHSSASSANGDGYDSDGSNASYAPPTPSTLSMSVPAELAGAIPLIDRFQVEGFLRAMHKQIQSAGKRGFFSKRSVGPQVREKYTLEDMLCFQKDPIPTSLLKISTDLVSRSIKLFQIILKYIGVDSSDKLTTLSLDERIELVSKLYKHTLKRSELRDELFAQISKQTRNNPDRSSLLKAWELMHLCASSMPPSKDIGAYLSEYVHSIAHGLNVDPEVQVLALNTLNALKCSVKAGPRATIPAHEEVEALLTGKKLTTIVFFLDETFEEITYDMATTVADAVEELAGIIKLSVYSSFNLFECRKVVNGSKTADISNEEYIGLDDNKYIGDLLAEFKVAKDRSKGEILHCKLIFKKRLFRESDDAVVDPMFIQLSYVQLQHDYILGNYPVGRDDAAQLSALQILVEIGFVEHPESCAEWTSLLERFLPRQIALTRGKRDWELDIISRYNLMEHMSKDDARQQFLRILKTLPYGNSIFFSVRKIDDPIGLLPGRIILGINKRGVHFFRPVPKEYLHSAELRDIMQFGSSNTAVFFKMRVAGVLHIFQFETKQGEEICVALQTHINDVMLRRYSKSRSSASGSIQGDISPVVKPPSLDIHEKRAQELLKTVEESQKNADRLSEELHAKQKHEAELQEELDALRDTLQSEIHNLREVISDRDRLKTLCDEKESLLQAALLEKCNMESKAAKCNTLDKFPSESNAKREGLIGSNNRKKEDAFVASNIRNSKDDVQVSQPHKALIKIQEELKACVQELHASRESCKTLMKDKMLLEQKIQRLEKKKNDEKEALERNFDEERKMLKTRISELEKNLEIVTHNLGMVESTLNMRNAEVDALQINFKELEELRELKEDTDRKNEQTAAILKRQGEQLAELEGLYKEEQVLRKRYYNIIEDMKGKIRVFCRLRPLTEKEIAENERDIVFGLDEFTVEHPSKDDKLKQHIYDRVFDQTASQDEVFEDTKYLVQSAVDGYNVCIFAYGQTGSGKTFTIYGSESNPGLTPRASSELFKVMKRDSSKYSFSLKMYMVELYQDNLVDLLLPKNVKHPRLEIKKDSKGMVSVENVTVLPISSYEELTTVVFRGSERRHIAGTNMNEESSRSHLILSIIIESTNLQTQSLSRGKLSFVDLAGSERVKKSGSAGKQLKEAQSINKSLSALGDVISALASDGQHIPYRNHKLTMLMSDSLGGNAKTLMFVNVSPAESNLDETQNSLVYASRVRCITNDPSKNVSSKEVVRLKKLVAYWKEQAGKHGADEELEEISEERPTKEKTDVRIST
- the LOC120260611 gene encoding kinesin-like protein KIN-14I isoform X2; amino-acid sequence: MIADNHPAAAQNGSISRSSFPSRNGSATPLHSSASSANGDGYDSDGSNASYAPPTPSTLSMSVPAELAGAIPLIDRFQVEGFLRAMHKQIQSAGKRGFFSKRSVGPQVREKYTLEDMLCFQKDPIPTSLLKISTDLVSRSIKLFQIILKYIGVDSSDKLTTLSLDERIELVSKLYKHTLKRSELRDELFAQISKQTRNNPDRSSLLKAWELMHLCASSMPPSKDIGAYLSEYVHSIAHGLNVDPEVQVLALNTLNALKCSVKAGPRATIPAHEEVEALLTGKKLTTIVFFLDETFEEITYDMATTVADAVEELAGIIKLSVYSSFNLFECRKVVNGSKTADISNEEYIGLDDNKYIGDLLAEFKVAKDRSKGEILHCKLIFKKRLFRESDDAVVDPMFIQLSYVQLQHDYILGNYPVGRDDAAQLSALQILVEIGFVEHPESCAEWTSLLERFLPRQIALTRGKRDWELDIISRYNLMEHMSKDDARQQFLRILKTLPYGNSIFFSVRKIDDPIGLLPGRIILGINKRGVHFFRPVPKEYLHSAELRDIMQFGSSNTAVFFKMRVAGVLHIFQFETKQGEEICVALQTHINDVMLRRYSKSRSSASGSIQGDISPVVKPPSLDIHEKRAQELLKTVEESQKNADRLSEELHAKQKHEAELQEELDALRDTLQSEIHNLREVISDRDRLKTLCDEKESLLQAALLEKCNMESKAAKCNTLDKFPSESNAKREGLIGSNNRKKEDAFVASNIRNSKDDVQVSQPHKALIKIQEELKACVQELHASRESCKTLMKDKMLLEQKIQRLEKKKNDEEALERNFDEERKMLKTRISELEKNLEIVTHNLGMVESTLNMRNAEVDALQINFKELEELRELKEDTDRKNEQTAAILKRQGEQLAELEGLYKEEQVLRKRYYNIIEDMKGKIRVFCRLRPLTEKEIAENERDIVFGLDEFTVEHPSKDDKLKQHIYDRVFDQTASQDEVFEDTKYLVQSAVDGYNVCIFAYGQTGSGKTFTIYGSESNPGLTPRASSELFKVMKRDSSKYSFSLKMYMVELYQDNLVDLLLPKNVKHPRLEIKKDSKGMVSVENVTVLPISSYEELTTVVFRGSERRHIAGTNMNEESSRSHLILSIIIESTNLQTQSLSRGKLSFVDLAGSERVKKSGSAGKQLKEAQSINKSLSALGDVISALASDGQHIPYRNHKLTMLMSDSLGGNAKTLMFVNVSPAESNLDETQNSLVYASRVRCITNDPSKNVSSKEVVRLKKLVAYWKEQAGKHGADEELEEISEERPTKEKTDVRIST
- the LOC120260659 gene encoding uncharacterized protein LOC120260659 isoform X2; this encodes MEYRFSDESQSFKQPTARVVAVNGSLQEFPIPVSVSDVLDFFEHLRLQDPFFICSSDTLFYDEYILRMKLDDSLVSGQIYFVLHSSMLDAPLTSLDMASLALKASCALASAVKVPRLRRARVVPTGDNSTDFDVENRRFNEATLGVGVGVGVGHNYHSSTTNNINKIRMKMGTVSMRTRLRPSRRTFNTSKRRLPTIDEVDE